A DNA window from Novosphingobium sp. RL4 contains the following coding sequences:
- a CDS encoding septal ring lytic transglycosylase RlpA family protein, giving the protein MSGSLTGALKPLFAVALMSTLAACGGGTKFRPVSDVPVRVGPPYKVRGTTYTPATQPGYDVLGYATWYGSESGNKVANGERFRPRWITAAHKTLPLPSYVEVTSLDTGRRIVVRVNDRGPFGESARVIDLSRGAAEELGIRNKGKAAVRVRVVEPPEKDRAALRKGKAAQELPPVSPATLANLQSQFERGVGTR; this is encoded by the coding sequence ATGAGCGGCAGTTTAACGGGGGCGCTCAAGCCCTTATTCGCAGTAGCCCTGATGTCCACGCTGGCAGCCTGCGGCGGCGGCACCAAGTTCCGCCCGGTCAGCGACGTGCCGGTACGCGTCGGCCCGCCCTACAAGGTGCGCGGCACGACCTACACGCCCGCCACCCAGCCCGGTTACGACGTGCTCGGCTATGCGACATGGTACGGCAGCGAATCCGGCAACAAAGTGGCCAATGGCGAACGCTTCCGCCCCAGGTGGATCACGGCCGCCCACAAGACCCTGCCCCTGCCCAGCTACGTCGAAGTCACCTCGCTCGACACCGGCCGCCGCATCGTGGTGCGCGTGAACGACCGCGGCCCCTTCGGCGAGAGCGCCCGCGTCATCGACCTTTCCAGAGGCGCGGCGGAAGAACTGGGCATCCGGAACAAGGGCAAGGCCGCCGTGCGCGTGCGCGTGGTGGAGCCCCCCGAAAAGGACCGCGCCGCCTTGCGCAAGGGCAAGGCGGCGCAGGAACTGCCCCCGGTCAGCCCGGCGACGCTGGCGAACCTGCAATCGCAGTTCGAGCGCGGTGTGGGAACGCGGTGA